A single region of the Methanothrix sp. genome encodes:
- a CDS encoding formylmethanofuran dehydrogenase subunit E family protein — MIIPSQINKVIVLKMHMIDPDNVSIDNMIERGSEFHGHLGPFLVLGIRMGLAALRELGSHGHRDISALVRSGSRPPVSCMADGIQISTGCTLGKGNISVVQDGMPEATFYSNGRSVSFRVRRGIVERISELSHDELEDFSWELSRMPLDSIIERL; from the coding sequence TTGATAATACCAAGTCAGATCAATAAGGTGATTGTGTTGAAGATGCACATGATAGATCCAGATAATGTATCTATTGATAACATGATAGAGCGTGGCAGTGAGTTTCACGGCCATCTGGGGCCGTTTCTTGTTCTTGGCATAAGGATGGGGCTCGCTGCTCTCAGGGAGCTCGGCTCTCATGGTCACAGGGATATCAGCGCTCTCGTGCGGTCAGGTAGCAGACCCCCTGTATCGTGTATGGCGGATGGCATTCAGATATCCACCGGATGCACACTCGGGAAGGGAAACATATCTGTCGTCCAGGATGGCATGCCTGAGGCTACATTTTACTCAAACGGCAGAAGTGTGAGCTTCAGGGTCAGGAGAGGCATTGTTGAGAGGATTTCAGAGCTGTCGCATGATGAGCTGGAGGATTTCTCCTGGGAGCTGTCCAGAATGCCGCTGGACTCGATCATCGAGAGGCTCTGA
- the lysS gene encoding lysine--tRNA ligase, with protein MIIHWADVIAERLKDGGPHTLATGITPSGPVHIGNLREVMTADAVYRALVDRGVEARLIYIADTYDRLRRLYPFLDESFREHVGKPLSEIPCPEGCCSSYAEHFLQPFLRSMDILDIKPEVYRADQLYKEGVYLDAIKIALKKRDEIARILKEISGRDVAPTWSPFDPICRDCGRMNTTRVTGFDPDAEKVDYVCECGSSGSVSMRGGGKLVWRVDWPARWHIFKVTVEPFGKDHATAGGSYDTGKRISEDVYSYPAPYPIVYEWIHLKGKGAMHSSTGLVVTVQEMLDVVPPEVLRYLIIRTKPEKHIEFDPGLPLLTLVDEYDQRRGDARALELSSIGHSEPFNIPFRHMVTAVQIARDDEDLLLKVLERSGYETSRRDEILARARNVRIWLERYAPPFVKFEVKETLPQAVRNITQEERRGLGLLAERIDGKSAQEIHDEIYAVANELSLDPKKFFQAVYLAFLGERQGPKAGWFLASLDRDFVKQRLIEASLA; from the coding sequence ATGATCATCCACTGGGCAGATGTGATTGCAGAGAGGCTCAAGGACGGTGGCCCGCACACACTGGCCACAGGCATAACGCCATCAGGGCCTGTGCATATAGGAAACCTGCGCGAGGTCATGACAGCTGATGCTGTTTACAGAGCTCTTGTAGACAGGGGCGTTGAGGCGAGGCTGATTTACATAGCTGATACATATGATCGCCTGCGGAGGCTCTACCCATTTCTGGACGAGAGCTTCAGGGAGCATGTGGGCAAGCCTTTATCTGAGATCCCATGCCCGGAGGGGTGCTGCAGCAGCTACGCAGAGCACTTCCTGCAGCCGTTCCTCAGATCGATGGATATTCTGGATATAAAGCCTGAGGTCTACAGGGCGGATCAGCTCTACAAAGAGGGCGTTTATCTGGATGCCATAAAGATCGCTCTGAAAAAGAGGGATGAGATCGCAAGGATACTTAAGGAGATCTCCGGCAGGGATGTTGCGCCGACCTGGAGTCCTTTCGATCCAATCTGCAGGGACTGCGGCCGCATGAACACAACAAGGGTGACAGGGTTCGATCCTGATGCGGAGAAGGTGGATTACGTCTGCGAGTGTGGATCATCCGGGAGCGTGAGCATGCGTGGGGGTGGCAAGCTCGTCTGGAGGGTCGACTGGCCTGCACGCTGGCACATCTTCAAGGTGACGGTCGAGCCCTTTGGAAAGGATCATGCGACCGCCGGAGGATCTTATGACACCGGCAAGAGGATCAGCGAGGATGTTTACAGCTACCCTGCCCCGTATCCAATAGTCTACGAGTGGATCCATCTCAAGGGAAAGGGCGCGATGCACAGCTCCACAGGGCTTGTTGTGACTGTCCAGGAGATGCTCGATGTCGTGCCGCCAGAGGTTCTGCGCTACCTCATAATCAGGACGAAGCCGGAGAAGCACATAGAGTTCGATCCTGGACTTCCGCTCCTCACACTTGTGGATGAGTACGATCAGAGGAGGGGCGATGCGAGGGCGCTGGAGCTATCCTCAATAGGACACAGCGAGCCGTTCAACATACCGTTCAGGCACATGGTTACTGCGGTACAAATTGCACGTGATGACGAAGATCTGCTTCTCAAGGTTCTGGAGAGGAGCGGCTACGAGACATCGCGCAGGGATGAGATACTCGCGCGCGCCAGGAACGTGAGGATTTGGCTGGAGAGGTACGCGCCGCCGTTTGTGAAGTTCGAGGTCAAGGAGACCCTCCCCCAGGCGGTCAGAAACATCACCCAGGAGGAGCGCAGGGGTCTTGGATTGCTAGCTGAGCGGATCGATGGAAAGAGCGCGCAGGAGATCCACGACGAGATATATGCAGTGGCAAACGAGCTCAGCCTCGATCCAAAGAAGTTCTTCCAGGCAGTGTACCTCGCGTTTCTCGGTGAGCGTCAGGGGCCGAAGGCCGGCTGGTTCCTCGCGAGCCTGGACAGGGACTTCGTCAAGCAGAGGCTCATCGAGGCATCTCTCGCGTGA